Proteins encoded together in one Pseudomonas sp. ADAK13 window:
- a CDS encoding DUF883 family protein, producing the protein MANTSLRKASLESMEAEISSLLKSLESLKDDASDESRKTLKALKSNAENALKHSRHLISDAYEESKVKIRETGVATRDYAQEHPWTTAGVAVGALGLLAAYLLCKRGD; encoded by the coding sequence ATGGCCAACACCTCTTTACGCAAAGCGTCATTGGAAAGCATGGAAGCCGAGATTTCGAGCCTGCTCAAATCTCTGGAAAGCCTCAAGGACGATGCGTCTGACGAGTCGCGCAAAACCCTGAAGGCCCTGAAAAGCAATGCCGAGAATGCCCTCAAGCATTCCCGTCACCTGATCAGCGATGCTTACGAAGAAAGCAAAGTCAAAATCCGCGAAACCGGTGTTGCAACACGGGACTACGCGCAAGAGCACCCATGGACTACCGCTGGCGTCGCCGTCGGTGCGCTGGGCCTGCTGGCTGCTTACTTGCTGTGCAAACGCGGTGACTAA
- a CDS encoding LysR family transcriptional regulator, with protein sequence MSRDLPPLNALRAFEATARLNSVSQAAEQLHVTHGAVSRQLKVLEEHLGVSLFVKDGRGLKLTDAGVRLRDASFEAFERLRDTCAELTQSSADAPFVLGCSGSLLARWFIPRLGRLNAELPDLRLHLSAGEGDLDPRRPGLDALLVFAEPPWPADMQVYELASERIGPVMSPRFAHYERLRHAPAEALQNEALLHTTSRPQAWPSWAQHHGIDAGALKYGQGFEHLYYLLEAAVAGLGVAIAPQPLVAEDLRAGRLVAPWGFSETPAQLALWLPKRAADGRARQLAQWLRAELGRQDV encoded by the coding sequence ATGAGCCGAGACCTTCCCCCACTGAATGCCTTGCGCGCTTTCGAGGCGACGGCACGCTTGAACAGCGTCAGCCAGGCTGCCGAGCAACTGCACGTCACCCATGGCGCGGTCAGCCGGCAGCTCAAGGTGCTGGAAGAGCACCTGGGCGTCAGCCTGTTCGTCAAGGACGGGCGCGGCCTCAAACTCACAGATGCCGGTGTCCGCCTGCGGGACGCCAGTTTCGAGGCCTTCGAACGTTTGCGGGATACCTGCGCAGAGCTCACGCAAAGCAGCGCCGACGCGCCGTTTGTGCTCGGCTGCTCCGGGAGCCTGCTGGCGCGCTGGTTTATTCCCCGCTTGGGCCGCCTGAATGCCGAGCTGCCGGATTTGCGCCTGCACCTGTCGGCGGGCGAAGGCGACCTCGACCCGCGCCGCCCCGGGCTGGATGCGCTGTTGGTGTTCGCCGAGCCGCCGTGGCCGGCGGACATGCAGGTGTACGAATTGGCCAGCGAGCGCATCGGCCCGGTCATGAGCCCGCGTTTTGCCCACTACGAACGGTTGCGCCACGCGCCTGCCGAGGCGCTGCAGAATGAAGCCTTGTTGCACACCACCTCACGCCCTCAAGCATGGCCCAGCTGGGCGCAGCACCACGGGATCGACGCCGGCGCGTTGAAGTACGGCCAGGGTTTTGAGCATTTGTATTATTTGCTGGAAGCGGCGGTGGCAGGGCTGGGAGTGGCGATTGCGCCGCAGCCGCTGGTGGCAGAAGACCTGCGAGCGGGCCGCCTGGTTGCGCCGTGGGGTTTCAGTGAAACCCCGGCGCAACTGGCGTTGTGGCTACCCAAGCGCGCCGCGGATGGGCGCGCCCGGCAACTGGCGCAGTGGCTCAGGGCTGAGCTTGGGCGCCAGGACGTTTAG
- the trpB gene encoding tryptophan synthase subunit beta, which produces MTQTQTDLRNGPDANGLFGSFGGRYVAETLMPLILDLAREYEAAKIDPAFNEELAYFQRDYVGRPSPLYFAERLTEFCGGAKIYLKREELNHTGAHKINNCIGQILLARRMGKKRIIAETGAGMHGVATATVAARFGLQCVIYMGTTDIERQQANVFRMKLLGAEVIPVVAGTGTLKDAMNEALRDWVTNVDSTFYLIGTVAGPHPYPAMVRDFQAVIGKETRTQLQAQEGRLPDSLVACIGGGSNAMGLFHPFLDDTSVEIIGVEAAGYGIETGKHAASLNGGVPGVLHGNRTFLLQDDDGQIIDAHSISAGLDYPGIGPEHAWLHDIGRVQYTSVTDDEALDAFHKCCRLEGIIPALESAHALAEVFKRAPTLPKDHLMVVNLSGRGDKDMQTVMHHMEQSQQEKH; this is translated from the coding sequence ATGACTCAGACCCAGACCGATTTACGCAACGGCCCAGATGCCAATGGCCTGTTTGGTTCGTTCGGCGGCCGCTACGTGGCGGAAACCCTGATGCCGTTGATCCTGGATCTGGCCCGCGAATACGAAGCGGCCAAGATCGATCCGGCCTTCAACGAAGAACTGGCCTACTTCCAGCGCGATTACGTCGGACGTCCAAGCCCACTGTATTTTGCCGAACGCCTGACCGAGTTCTGCGGCGGCGCCAAGATCTACCTCAAGCGCGAAGAGCTGAACCACACCGGCGCGCACAAGATCAACAACTGCATCGGCCAGATCCTGCTGGCACGGCGCATGGGCAAAAAACGCATCATCGCCGAGACCGGCGCCGGCATGCACGGTGTGGCCACGGCCACCGTCGCCGCGCGGTTTGGCCTGCAATGCGTGATCTACATGGGCACCACCGACATCGAGCGCCAGCAGGCCAACGTGTTCCGCATGAAGCTGCTGGGCGCCGAAGTGATTCCGGTCGTTGCCGGCACCGGCACCCTGAAAGACGCGATGAACGAAGCCCTGCGTGACTGGGTGACCAACGTCGACAGCACCTTCTACCTGATCGGCACCGTGGCCGGCCCGCACCCGTACCCGGCGATGGTTCGCGACTTCCAGGCCGTGATCGGCAAGGAAACCCGTACCCAGCTGCAAGCCCAGGAAGGCCGTCTGCCCGACAGCCTGGTGGCGTGCATCGGCGGCGGTTCCAACGCCATGGGCCTGTTTCACCCGTTCCTGGATGACACCAGCGTCGAAATCATCGGCGTTGAGGCGGCCGGCTACGGCATCGAAACCGGCAAGCACGCGGCCAGCCTCAACGGCGGCGTACCGGGTGTACTGCACGGCAACCGCACGTTCCTGCTGCAGGACGACGACGGCCAGATCATCGACGCCCACTCGATTTCCGCCGGCCTCGACTACCCGGGCATCGGCCCTGAACACGCCTGGTTGCATGACATCGGCCGTGTGCAGTACACCTCGGTGACCGACGACGAAGCCCTCGACGCGTTCCACAAATGCTGCCGCTTGGAAGGGATTATTCCTGCACTGGAAAGCGCCCACGCCCTGGCCGAAGTGTTCAAACGCGCACCGACCCTGCCGAAAGATCACCTGATGGTGGTGAACCTGTCCGGCCGTGGCGACAAAGACATGCAGACCGTGATGCACCATATGGAACAGTCTCAGCAGGAGAAACACTAA